A window from Malus sylvestris mitochondrion, complete genome encodes these proteins:
- the rpl16 gene encoding ribosomal protein L16 (start codon is created by C to U RNA editing): MKYSKYRKGRCSKGCKPDGTQLGFGRYGTKSCRAGRLSYRAIEAARRATIGQFHRAMSRRNSKIWVRVLADLPITGKPTEVRMGRGKGNPTGWIARVSTGQIPFEMDGVSLSNARQAATLAAHKPCSSTKFVQWS, from the coding sequence ACGAAATATAGTAAATATCGTAAAGGCAGATGTAGTAAGGGTTGCAAACCGGACGGTACACAACTTGGTTTTGGGAGATATGGCACTAAAAGTTGTAGAGCTGGTCGTCTTTCATATCGAGCCATTGAAGCAGCGCGTCGGGCTACAATCGGACAATTCCATCGTGCTATGAGCCGAAGAAATAGTAAGATATGGGTAAGAGTTCTCGCAGATCTCCCTATTACCGGGAAACCTACAGAAGTAAGAATGGGAAGGGGAAAAGGAAATCCTACGGGTTGGATCGCTCGTGTGTCCACGGGACAAATCCCATTTGAAATGGATGGTGTGAGTTTGTCAAATGCTCGACAAGCCGCTACATTAGCGGCGCATAAACCATGTTCGTCAACCAAGTTTGTTCAGTGGTCGTAA
- the atp6 gene encoding ATP synthase F0 subunit 6, whose product MFRRILSFDEPYLQSSSSDNIAFLESLLNDLTISGVQGEAYTEALELAGLVPSPLEQFAILPLIPMNIGNLYFSFTNPSLFMLLTLSLVLLLVHFVTKNGGGNSVPNAWQSSVELIYDFVLNLVNEQMGGLSGNVKQKFFPRISVTFTFLLFRNPQGMIPYSFTVTSHFLITLGLSFSIFIGITIVGFQRNGLHFLSISLPAGVPLPLAPFLVLLELIPHCFRALSSGIRLFANMMAGHSSVKILSGFAWTMLCMNDLLFFIGDPGPLFIVLALTGPELGVAISQAHVSTISICIYLNDATNLHQSGYLFIIEQKRGSERKKVHFST is encoded by the coding sequence ATGTTTAGACGAATCCTTTCGTTTGATGAACCCTATCTTCAATCAAGTTCCAGCGACAATATCGCTTTTCTTGAGTCCCTTTTGAATGATTTGACCATAAGCGGAGTACAAGGTGAAGCCTATACGGAGGCTCTGGAGCTAGCGGGGCTGGTCCCCAGCCCACTTGAGCAATTTGCCATTCTCCCATTGATTCCTATGAATATAGGAAACTTGTATTTCTCATTCACAAATCCTTCTTTGTTTATGCTGCTAACTCTCAGTTTGGTCCTACTTCTGGTTCATTTTGTTACTAAAAACGGAGGAGGAAACTCAGTACCAAATGCTTGGCAATCCTCGGTAGAGCTTATTTATGATTTCGTGCTGAACCTGGTAAACGAACAAATGGGTGGTCTTTCCGGAAATGTTAAACAAAAGTTTTTCCCTCGCATCTCGGTCACTTTTACTTTTTTGTTATTTCGTAATCCCCAGGGTATGATACCTTATAGCTTCACAGTTACAAGTCATTTTCTCATTACTTTGGGTCTCTCATTTTCTATTTTTATTGGCATTACTATAGTGGGATTTCAAAGAAATGGGCTTCATTTTTTAAGCATCTCATTACCCGCAGGAGTCCCACTGCCGTTAGCACCCTTTTTAGTACTCCTTGAGCTAATTCCTCATTGTTTTCGCGCATTAAGCTCAGGAATACGTTTATTTGCTAATATGATGGCCGGTCATAGTTCAGTAAAGATTTTAAGTGGGTTCGCTTGGACTATGCTATGTATGAATGATCTTTTATTTTTTATAGGAGATCCTGGTCCTTTATTTATAGTTCTTGCATTAACCGGTCCGGAATTAGGTGTAGCTATATCACAAGCTCATGTTTCTACGATCTCAATCTGTATTTACTTGAATGATGCTACAAATCTCCATCAAAGCGGTTATTTATTTATAATTGAACAAAAGCGAGGTTCTGAAAGAAAGAAGGTCCATTTTTCCACGTAG